The genomic region GAGAGTGGTCCTCCTCGGTTAACCGCGGGGTCTTGCGGTTCTCCGATTTTTTCCAATCGCTTACCTCGATCCACCCCGGACTTATGCAATTTACACGGATATCAGGGCCGAGGCTCACGGCAAGAGAATGGGTCAAGGCGAGCATCCCGCCTTTTGAAGCCGAATAACTCTCCGTGTCCGGTTCGGACATCAATGCCCTTGTAGAAGAAATATTGATTATGCACCCTTTTACCAGGCGCAACTTTTCCGCGGCGTATTTACTGCACAGGAAAGCTCCTCCCAGGTTCACGGCGATCACGCGGGACCATTCACCATAAGTTATCTTTTGTATCGGTTTCGTGATCATGATACCCGCGTTATTTACCAGCAGGTCCAGCCCGGAATAAAGCTCTTCGAACTGTTCAAAAAGACGGATGACCGAGTTTTCATCGGCAACATCACAGTTAAAATAACTGACCTTGCCCCGCGGGGCAAGTTCTGCGAGCGCCTCCCTTCCCGCCTCTTCATCTATATCCGCTATCACCACTTCCCATCCTCCTTCAAGAAGCGTAAGTGCGATACATTTTCCTATGCCCT from Candidatus Omnitrophota bacterium harbors:
- a CDS encoding SDR family oxidoreductase, with translation MNNDKKIALVTGAAQGIGKCIALTLLEGGWEVVIADIDEEAGREALAELAPRGKVSYFNCDVADENSVIRLFEQFEELYSGLDLLVNNAGIMITKPIQKITYGEWSRVIAVNLGGAFLCSKYAAEKLRLVKGCIINISSTRALMSEPDTESYSASKGGMLALTHSLAVSLGPDIRVNCISPGWIEVSDWKKSENRKTPRLTEEDHSQHPAGRVGSPQDIALAVKFLSDPGNSFMTGENLIIDGGMTRKMIYL